Proteins encoded together in one Streptomyces umbrinus window:
- a CDS encoding sensor histidine kinase, with amino-acid sequence MNADQATLKRLADVVLAVVIGAIVVSVAAFDKDTAPVDYALIVTGSLALAAYRKAPRPVLAVTTAALAGYVLHTEPGLVASLPVMAAVHTAAQAGHRGAAAAAGGVFLGAWLATGVTSQDTVEQTALLAGWFLCAVVTGLAGRNWQAYLRQTEQRALEAERTREEAALRRAGEERLRIARELHDSLTHSISIVKLQAGVAVHLARKRGEEIPPALLAIQEASSEAMRELRATLEVLRTDEPTGTPALLVERARAAGLAVDLTVTGHERPLTATVDRATYRIVQEALTNAARHAGPAKVAVQLEYEESELTIRVDDDGTAEPSRPCAEGIGLTGMRERVTALGGTLHAAPRAEGGFSVRARVPLELP; translated from the coding sequence ATGAACGCGGACCAGGCCACCCTCAAACGGCTCGCCGACGTGGTACTCGCCGTCGTGATCGGCGCGATCGTCGTGTCCGTGGCGGCCTTCGACAAGGACACCGCGCCGGTCGACTACGCGCTGATCGTGACCGGTTCGCTCGCGCTGGCCGCGTACCGGAAGGCTCCTCGCCCGGTGCTCGCCGTCACCACGGCCGCGCTGGCCGGGTATGTGCTGCACACCGAACCAGGGCTGGTGGCCTCCCTCCCGGTGATGGCCGCGGTCCACACGGCGGCACAGGCCGGGCACCGGGGCGCGGCCGCGGCCGCGGGCGGGGTGTTCCTCGGGGCGTGGCTCGCGACGGGCGTCACTTCCCAGGACACCGTCGAGCAGACCGCGTTGCTCGCGGGCTGGTTCCTGTGCGCCGTCGTGACCGGTCTCGCGGGCCGCAACTGGCAGGCGTATCTGCGCCAGACGGAACAGCGCGCGCTGGAGGCCGAACGCACCCGCGAGGAGGCGGCACTGCGCCGCGCGGGCGAGGAACGCCTGCGCATCGCCCGCGAGTTGCACGACTCCCTCACCCACAGCATCTCGATCGTCAAGCTCCAGGCCGGAGTCGCCGTCCACCTCGCGCGCAAGCGGGGCGAGGAGATACCCCCGGCCCTGCTCGCCATCCAGGAGGCGAGCAGCGAGGCCATGCGCGAACTGCGCGCCACCCTTGAGGTGCTGCGCACCGACGAGCCGACCGGCACCCCGGCCCTGCTCGTGGAGCGTGCCCGGGCCGCCGGACTCGCCGTCGACCTGACCGTGACCGGCCACGAGCGCCCGCTGACGGCGACCGTGGACCGCGCCACCTACCGCATCGTCCAGGAGGCACTGACGAACGCCGCCCGGCACGCCGGGCCCGCCAAGGTGGCCGTCCAACTGGAGTACGAAGAAAGCGAGTTGACGATACGCGTCGACGACGACGGCACCGCCGAGCCGTCTCGGCCGTGCGCCGAGGGCATCGGGCTCACCGGCATGCGCGAACGCGTCACGGCCCTGGGCGGCACCCTGCACGCCGCCCCGCGCGCGGAGGGCGGCTTCTCGGTACGGGCCCGAGTGCCGCTGGAACTGCCGTGA
- a CDS encoding carboxymuconolactone decarboxylase family protein, with protein sequence MTTPFRYTQPPPPRSATGRTAEVYRQLSEDFGIDGAVTFVVLSSAPELLAATWALMRESLLAGDGSRTGKELAALGVSRANRCPFCVDAHTVLLHATGNHALAERLARGGTPDKEVQARMVAWGEATRVPGHPELTPLPFFARHTAAYVGTALSFHFINRIVSALLTENLLPGNTQRFRPVRSLAGRSLAKTLRRRLTPGTSLALLDGDPGPGPSWAAGTTVAPAYAALRTAAMEGAGLLTEADQDLVRSVVAAWDGTHQPLVWDALPDRRNRPGARLAILAALAPYRITDEDVAAWKRPPYTDRCLVRLVAYGAFAAVDRIERALPLDAPVSHGVMDRQG encoded by the coding sequence GTGACCACGCCCTTTCGCTACACCCAGCCTCCGCCGCCCAGGTCCGCCACCGGCCGGACCGCCGAGGTCTACCGGCAGCTCTCGGAGGACTTCGGCATCGACGGCGCCGTCACCTTCGTCGTCCTCTCTTCCGCGCCCGAACTCCTCGCCGCCACCTGGGCCCTGATGCGCGAGTCGCTGCTCGCGGGCGACGGCAGCCGCACCGGCAAGGAGCTGGCCGCGCTCGGGGTGTCCCGCGCCAACAGGTGTCCGTTCTGCGTGGACGCGCACACCGTCCTGCTGCACGCCACCGGCAACCACGCCCTCGCGGAGCGGCTGGCCCGCGGCGGGACCCCGGACAAGGAGGTGCAGGCGCGCATGGTCGCCTGGGGCGAGGCGACCCGTGTCCCGGGCCACCCGGAACTCACCCCGCTGCCCTTCTTCGCCCGGCACACGGCCGCGTACGTGGGGACCGCCCTGTCCTTCCACTTCATCAACCGGATCGTCTCGGCCCTGCTGACGGAGAACCTGCTGCCGGGCAACACCCAGCGGTTCAGGCCGGTCCGCAGCCTCGCCGGCCGTTCCCTGGCGAAGACCCTGCGCCGGCGTCTCACCCCGGGCACGAGCCTCGCCCTCCTCGACGGTGACCCGGGCCCCGGCCCGTCCTGGGCGGCCGGCACGACGGTCGCCCCGGCCTACGCGGCGCTGCGGACGGCCGCCATGGAGGGCGCCGGCCTGCTGACCGAGGCCGACCAGGACCTCGTACGAAGTGTCGTCGCGGCGTGGGACGGTACGCATCAGCCGTTGGTGTGGGACGCCCTGCCGGACCGGAGGAACAGGCCCGGGGCGCGGCTGGCGATACTGGCCGCGCTGGCTCCGTACCGGATCACCGACGAGGACGTGGCGGCCTGGAAGCGGCCTCCGTACACGGACCGCTGCCTGGTCCGGCTCGTCGCGTATGGGGCGTTCGCCGCCGTGGACCGCATCGAGCGGGCTCTGCCCCTCGATGCCCCGGTATCGCACGGGGTCATGGACCGTCAAGGGTGA